The genomic stretch TGGACTGCGCAAGGTCTCCGACACCATGATCAAGGTGCGCGAGACGCTGGTGCGCCTGGCCGACGACACGCTCAACACCGACCAGCGCGCGCAGTACGAGGCACAGTACGAGGCGCTGCGTACCCAAATCACCAACTTCATCGAGGATTCGACCTACAACGGCCGGACCCTGCTCTCGACCACCGCGCCGGCTGGCGGGGACATCACCACCACCCGCAACGAGGCCGGCACCACCTATACCCTCACCGCCGTGGACGGCGCGGGCACCATGATCGTGGCCGCCGCACCGACCGATGCCGCAGGCGCGCAGGCGGCGCTCGGCGCCGGCGGGGACTGGGGCACGATCAACACGGTCATCGCGAATGCGCTGAACCAGTACGGCTCCGATGCGCGCTACGTCGATGCGCAGATCGGCTACAACCGCGACAAGCTCGATGCGTTGGATGGTGGTCTGGGCGCGCTGATCGACGCCGACCTCGCGAAGGAATCGGCGCGGCTTCAGGCGCTGCAGATCCGCCAGCAGCTGGGCACGCAGTCGCTGTCGATCGCCAACCAGGCGCCGCAGTCGCTGCTCAGCCTGTTCCAGGGTTGA from Roseomonas fluvialis encodes the following:
- a CDS encoding flagellin, whose translation is MSLNSVNTNLGAMVALQSLNRTNEALNATQKRVSTGYRVSDAKDDGAAFAVAQSVRADVAGLTAANEQLGGVKGVLDTALAGLRKVSDTMIKVRETLVRLADDTLNTDQRAQYEAQYEALRTQITNFIEDSTYNGRTLLSTTAPAGGDITTTRNEAGTTYTLTAVDGAGTMIVAAAPTDAAGAQAALGAGGDWGTINTVIANALNQYGSDARYVDAQIGYNRDKLDALDGGLGALIDADLAKESARLQALQIRQQLGTQSLSIANQAPQSLLSLFQG